One Bacilli bacterium genomic window carries:
- a CDS encoding LCP family protein has protein sequence MSLAIVLVVCAGYYIYSILNFTRNIQDDNRSSKFAQFQQETKQDEPPEWEGKDRVNILLLGGDSRGLGKNEIPRSDTMLIASLDPVTKKAYLFSLLRDTYVPIPGHGSERINAAITLGGPELAMKTVTELTGIPIQYYVYTDFQGFIALIDAIGGIDFYVEKDMHYTSAADHHQYDIDLKKGEQHLDGKTALQYVRFRHDAMSDYARTERQRNFLQAVAQKLKSTTSILKLPRILNAVDPYIETNLSINDMWKLGSLGYKIDTNNVVSVQLPPQDLLREENVGGASVVTVDSDRLKAFVQDTFAPKTDVADGDDNGQKQAGGVPGLSDSAADQQ, from the coding sequence ATGTCCTTAGCCATCGTACTTGTTGTATGTGCAGGTTATTATATCTATTCCATTTTAAATTTTACGCGAAACATTCAAGACGACAACAGGTCGTCCAAGTTCGCCCAATTCCAGCAAGAAACCAAACAAGACGAGCCGCCCGAATGGGAGGGCAAGGACAGGGTCAACATCCTGCTGCTTGGCGGAGACTCGCGCGGGCTTGGCAAAAACGAGATTCCGCGCTCCGACACGATGCTGATCGCTTCGCTCGATCCGGTAACGAAGAAAGCTTACCTTTTCTCGCTGCTGCGCGATACGTATGTGCCGATACCCGGACACGGCAGCGAACGCATCAACGCCGCCATTACGTTGGGCGGACCCGAACTGGCGATGAAAACCGTCACCGAATTGACCGGCATTCCGATCCAATATTACGTATATACCGATTTTCAAGGCTTTATTGCGCTTATCGACGCGATCGGCGGCATTGACTTTTATGTGGAAAAAGACATGCATTACACAAGCGCGGCGGACCATCACCAATACGATATCGATCTGAAAAAGGGCGAGCAGCATTTGGACGGCAAAACCGCCTTGCAGTATGTCCGTTTCCGCCACGATGCGATGAGCGATTATGCGCGCACGGAAAGGCAACGCAATTTCTTGCAGGCGGTCGCGCAAAAGCTGAAATCGACCACTTCCATTTTGAAATTGCCGCGCATTTTAAACGCCGTCGATCCGTATATCGAAACCAATTTGTCCATTAACGACATGTGGAAACTGGGCAGCCTGGGATACAAGATCGACACAAACAACGTCGTAAGCGTGCAGCTCCCGCCGCAAGATTTGCTGCGGGAAGAAAACGTCGGCGGCGCAAGCGTGGTGACTGTCGACAGCGACCGGTTAAAAGCGTTTGTGCAGGATACGTTTGCCCCCAAAACCGACGTGGCGGACGGCGACGACAACGGGCAAAAACAGGCCGGCGGCGTTCCCGGCCTCTCCGATTCGGCTGCCGATCAGCAATAA
- a CDS encoding ABC-2 family transporter protein, with protein MLSAYLELIRIRFLMMLAYRVNYYSGIVIYAINIGAYYFLWQAIYGDKTSLGDMDFGQMATYLAVTWMARAFYFNNLDREISNEIRDGSVAVQFIRPYQYLVVKMMQGLGEGMFRLLMFSVPGMVIVSFLFPLKLPRDPHVWALFFLMILFSFLINSQINILTGLCTFYLENIEGLMRMKRVVVDLCSGLIIPLSFFPGWARHVLEWLPFQAISYLPGSEITGKISGAAAYQALGIQAVWFIGLTLPMIVIWRMAKSRLFVQGG; from the coding sequence ATGCTTAGCGCTTATCTGGAATTGATTCGCATCCGGTTTTTAATGATGCTCGCATACCGCGTCAATTATTACAGCGGGATTGTCATTTACGCCATCAACATCGGGGCCTATTATTTTTTGTGGCAGGCGATCTATGGCGACAAAACGTCGCTTGGCGATATGGATTTCGGGCAAATGGCCACTTATCTGGCGGTAACATGGATGGCCCGCGCATTTTATTTCAACAACCTCGATCGGGAGATATCCAACGAAATTCGCGACGGCAGTGTGGCGGTGCAATTTATCCGCCCGTATCAGTATCTGGTCGTGAAAATGATGCAGGGCCTTGGCGAAGGGATGTTTCGTCTGCTCATGTTTTCCGTGCCGGGAATGGTGATCGTGTCGTTTTTGTTTCCCCTAAAGCTGCCGCGCGATCCCCATGTTTGGGCGTTGTTTTTCCTGATGATCTTGTTCAGTTTTCTCATTAATTCGCAAATCAATATTTTAACGGGGCTTTGCACATTTTACCTGGAAAATATCGAAGGCTTGATGCGGATGAAGCGCGTTGTCGTCGATTTGTGCTCCGGCCTGATTATTCCGTTGTCGTTTTTCCCGGGCTGGGCGAGGCATGTGCTGGAGTGGCTGCCCTTTCAGGCGATTTCCTATTTGCCCGGGTCCGAAATCACCGGCAAAATTTCCGGCGCGGCCGCGTACCAGGCGCTCGGCATACAGGCCGTCTGGTTTATCGGTCTGACGCTGCCGATGATCGTTATTTGGCGCATGGCGAAGAGCCGGCTGTTTGTGCAGGGGGGGTAA
- a CDS encoding ABC transporter ATP-binding protein: MPAIEVENLRKQFSIQKNREGLGGALLDLFKRRYQTVTAVNDITFTIPEGEICGYIGENGAGKSTTIKMLTGILVPTSGKVRVNGFVPFKEREKFVRGIGVVFGQRSQLWWDIGVIESFRLLRKVYRVPEPEFKKRLDDLTERLQLTDLLHRPVRKLSLGQRMRCELAAALLHNPSILFLDEPTIGLDIVVKTEIREFLLSMNQTHGTTILLTTHDLQDIEALCSRVIMLDDGRIIYDGSLEQLKQRWGKGREIVLQFSDAVKLDRLRKLTADLGVVWTGENDWTARVLVPHGKASVSQVIGRVVNDFSLKDIKIVEANTDEIVREIYKTTTGVGADA, from the coding sequence ATGCCGGCAATTGAAGTCGAAAATTTACGCAAGCAATTTTCCATTCAAAAAAACCGTGAAGGGCTGGGCGGGGCGTTGCTCGATTTGTTCAAGCGCCGTTATCAAACCGTCACAGCCGTCAATGATATTACGTTTACGATTCCCGAGGGAGAGATTTGCGGATATATCGGCGAGAACGGCGCAGGCAAATCGACGACCATCAAAATGCTGACCGGCATTCTGGTGCCGACTTCCGGCAAGGTGCGGGTAAACGGATTTGTCCCTTTCAAGGAACGGGAAAAATTTGTCCGCGGCATCGGCGTCGTGTTCGGGCAACGCAGCCAGCTTTGGTGGGATATCGGCGTGATCGAGAGTTTCCGTTTGCTGCGCAAAGTGTACCGGGTGCCGGAGCCGGAATTCAAAAAACGGCTGGATGATTTGACCGAGCGGCTGCAGCTTACAGACCTTTTGCACCGGCCGGTGCGCAAGCTGAGTTTGGGACAGCGCATGCGCTGCGAATTGGCGGCGGCACTGTTGCACAATCCGTCCATCCTGTTCCTGGATGAGCCGACGATCGGCCTGGATATCGTCGTCAAAACGGAAATCCGGGAATTTTTGCTGTCGATGAATCAAACCCACGGCACGACCATTCTGCTCACTACGCATGATTTGCAAGATATTGAAGCTTTATGCTCGCGAGTCATCATGCTGGACGACGGGCGGATCATCTACGACGGCAGTCTGGAGCAATTAAAGCAGCGCTGGGGAAAAGGGCGGGAGATCGTGCTGCAATTTTCCGACGCGGTCAAACTGGACAGGCTGCGCAAGCTGACGGCGGATTTGGGCGTCGTGTGGACGGGAGAGAACGACTGGACGGCGAGAGTGCTCGTTCCCCACGGGAAAGCAAGCGTATCGCAAGTAATCGGGCGCGTCGTCAACGACTTTTCGCTTAAGGATATCAAGATCGTCGAGGCCAATACAGACGAGATCGTGCGGGAAATATACAAAACGACGACCGGGGTTGGCGCGGATGCTTAG